A single region of the Solwaraspora sp. WMMD406 genome encodes:
- a CDS encoding sugar ABC transporter permease: protein MSLELDTPAPAQRRGHRAGPAGGGETARRHSFTRLDLRFSPYLYVLPFFVIFAIFGVYPIVYTVWIALTDRSPLNAEISFVGLDNFVRLLTDDPQFWNAVYNTFGMFVMATVPQLVIAMMLANALNRRIKGQTFFRMAIAMPIITSTAVVALIFSMIYARDFGLVNWLLSIFGVDPIDFRASKLASWFAISTMVDWRWVGYNALIYLAGMQAIPKDMYEAAALDGATRMRQFWSITVPQLRPTIIFTLIISTIGGLQLFTEPLLFTSGPGGISGGSQGQFQTITMYLLDVMNQRFQWGYAGAVSLLLFLLIAGMSLVNYLLARRISSDK, encoded by the coding sequence ATGAGCCTGGAGCTTGACACCCCCGCGCCGGCGCAGCGGCGCGGCCACCGGGCGGGTCCGGCCGGCGGCGGCGAGACGGCTCGGCGCCACTCGTTCACCCGCCTGGACCTCAGATTCTCCCCATACCTCTACGTCCTGCCGTTCTTCGTGATCTTCGCGATCTTCGGCGTCTATCCGATCGTCTACACCGTCTGGATCGCGCTGACCGACCGGTCACCGCTCAACGCCGAGATCAGCTTCGTCGGCCTGGACAACTTCGTCCGGCTGCTGACCGACGATCCCCAGTTCTGGAACGCCGTCTACAACACCTTCGGCATGTTCGTCATGGCCACCGTGCCGCAGTTGGTGATCGCGATGATGCTGGCCAACGCGCTGAACCGGCGGATCAAGGGCCAGACCTTCTTCCGGATGGCCATCGCCATGCCGATCATCACCTCCACGGCGGTCGTCGCGCTGATCTTCTCCATGATCTACGCCCGGGACTTCGGCCTGGTCAACTGGCTGCTGTCGATTTTCGGTGTCGATCCGATCGACTTCCGGGCCAGCAAGCTCGCCTCCTGGTTCGCGATCTCCACGATGGTCGACTGGCGGTGGGTCGGCTACAACGCCCTGATCTACCTCGCCGGAATGCAGGCCATCCCCAAGGACATGTACGAGGCCGCCGCGCTCGACGGCGCGACCCGGATGCGGCAGTTCTGGTCGATCACCGTGCCACAGCTGCGGCCCACCATCATCTTCACGCTGATCATCTCGACGATCGGTGGCCTGCAACTGTTCACCGAACCCTTGCTGTTCACCAGCGGGCCCGGCGGCATCTCCGGTGGGTCACAGGGGCAGTTCCAGACGATCACGATGTATCTGCTCGACGTCATGAACCAGCGCTTCCAGTGGGGCTACGCCGGGGCGGTGTCGCTGCTGCTGTTCCTGCTGATCGCGGGCATGTCGCTCGTCA